The following proteins are co-located in the Dromiciops gliroides isolate mDroGli1 chromosome 2, mDroGli1.pri, whole genome shotgun sequence genome:
- the LOC122743102 gene encoding olfactory receptor 2AG1-like: MELWNITLINSFFLVGILQDSRSPELVCAAIIFLYLVAMASNGLLLLLIAMDNRLHVPMYFLLSQLSLMDLLFTSVVAPKTLLDYLCGQNTISFIGCGLQMFLALTLGGAEDILLAFMAYDRYVAIRHPLNYMVIMRPKFCWSMVATSWLLASLNALVHTIYTMSFPFCRNQEIHHLLCEIPPLLELACAETSQYKFILYTTGVTFLLMPLSAIFVSYALVLTTVFHMPSMQGREKAFLTCSSHLTVVGLYYGAAMFMYVLPSAYHSPQQDNIISVFYTIVTPALNPLIYSLRNKDVVGALKKVIGKGLSGQRF; encoded by the coding sequence ATGGAACTCTGGAACATCACCTTGATAAACAGTTTCTTCCTCGTTGGAATTCTCCAGGACAGCAGGTCCCCTGAGCTTGTCTGTGCTGCCATCATATTCCTGTACCTGGTGGCCATGGCTAGTAATGGGCTTCTGCTCCTATTGATTGCTATGGACAATAGACTCCATGTGCCCATGTACTTCTTGCTCAGCCAGCTGTCACTTATGGACCTACTATTCACATCAGTAGTTGCCCCCAAGACATTGCTAGATTACCTGTGTGGACAAAACACAATCTCTTTTATAGGCTGTGGGCTTCAGATGTTTCTGGCGCTGACTCTTGGGGGTGCAGAAGATATTCTGTTGGCTTTCATGGCATATGACCGTTATGTGGCCATTCGACACCCCTTGAACTATATGGTAATTATGAGACCAAAGTTTTGCTGGTCCATGGTGGCTACATCTTGGCTTTTGGCATCTCTGAATGCCCTTGTACACACCATATACACCATGAGCTTCCCTTTCTGTAGAAACCAAGAGATTCACCACCTGCTCTGTGAGATCCCTCCACTGCTGGAGCTAGCATGTGCTGAAACTTCACAGTACAAGTTCATTCTATACACAACAGGTGTGACCTTCCTCCTGATGCCCCTCTCTGCCATCTTTGTCTCCTATGCCTTAGTTTTGACCACTGTGTTCCACATGCCCTCAATGCAAGGGAGAGAAAAAGCTTTTCTTACCTGCTCATCCCACCTGACAGTGGTTGGGCTGTACTATGGCGCTGCTATGTTCATGTATGTCCTACCCAGTGCCTACCACAGTCCTCAGCAAGACAACATCATCTCTGTGTTCTATACCATTGTCACTCCAGCCCTGAATCCCCTAATCTACAGCCTGAGGAACAAGGATGTGGTGGGGGCCCTGAAGAAGGTTATAGGGAAAGGCCTCTCAGGACAGAGATTTTAG